Proteins from one Bdellovibrio svalbardensis genomic window:
- a CDS encoding ABC transporter ATP-binding protein, with amino-acid sequence MKATDIHKSYSHAKGELEILRGVSLEIKEGEALAILGSSGAGKSTLLQIMGTLDRPTRGQLTCEGRDLLAMSDEELSKFRNSEMGFVFQFHHLLSEFTALENVMIPCRVAGESPKIAKEKALHLLEFMGLAERAQHYANELSGGELQRVAIARALVRSPKILFADEPTGNLDSQTSGKIQELFFRLKEELKLAIVIVTHDLTFATRFPKVYRMKDGQWV; translated from the coding sequence ATGAAAGCCACAGACATTCATAAATCCTACTCTCATGCGAAGGGTGAACTCGAGATTTTGCGCGGAGTGAGCCTGGAAATTAAAGAGGGCGAGGCTTTGGCGATTTTGGGTTCTTCAGGCGCCGGCAAGAGCACCTTGTTGCAAATTATGGGGACTCTGGATCGTCCCACTCGCGGGCAATTGACCTGTGAAGGACGTGACTTGTTGGCGATGAGTGACGAAGAACTGTCAAAATTTAGAAACTCGGAAATGGGTTTCGTCTTTCAATTTCATCATCTCTTGAGTGAGTTCACGGCCCTTGAAAATGTCATGATTCCTTGTCGCGTGGCAGGGGAGTCACCAAAGATTGCAAAAGAAAAAGCTTTGCATCTTTTGGAATTTATGGGGCTGGCTGAGCGCGCCCAGCATTACGCGAATGAGCTGTCAGGCGGCGAGTTGCAGCGTGTCGCTATTGCTCGCGCATTAGTCCGCAGTCCTAAAATCCTCTTTGCTGACGAGCCTACGGGGAACCTGGATTCTCAGACCAGCGGAAAAATCCAAGAACTCTTTTTCAGACTCAAGGAAGAGCTAAAATTGGCCATCGTCATCGTCACTCACGATCTTACTTTTGCCACTAGATTTCCGAAGGTCTACCGAATGAAAGACGGTCAATGGGTCTAA
- a CDS encoding FtsX-like permease family protein codes for MRVGKVKFGKMNPALAWISWRLLLSRKTLFGGTAPLALLGLVLGVAALVVSMAVMSGFESTLQQAMTDVSGHVQVVKRSRFPDDWKDLETRIKKAEPTLQGATRFVFVEGIMAHNGQISGVLLEGLDTDRVNSVLRFKARVQSGSDDLTQPSEVPLALIGSGLAKKMNLKVGDVFRVVVPVTETVDPSSLQRRVGQFKVQGIMELGKYDWNERFVVTGLTAAQQVADIGDRYSGLLLRFQSAQYAREAGFNLSRSLGSPYWVRDWRDSNENLFDAVSVERPAIFFVVSIIIFVAAFNISSTLFVNVVQRYKDISILKTVGLSRKDIIQIFTFQGLFMGALGLLGGFVLGFILCGLFNMAQSSLGLISGMVYRVDSISLSIRFSDTIAICFATLLICFIATLAPARRGGQLTPMEGLRNE; via the coding sequence GTGAGAGTCGGTAAAGTGAAGTTTGGCAAAATGAACCCAGCATTGGCGTGGATTTCTTGGCGGTTGTTGCTGTCGAGAAAAACACTCTTTGGTGGGACCGCTCCTCTCGCTCTTTTGGGCTTGGTCTTAGGGGTCGCGGCCCTGGTTGTATCTATGGCCGTGATGAGTGGATTTGAATCCACTTTGCAACAAGCGATGACCGATGTCTCGGGGCATGTCCAGGTTGTGAAGCGTTCCCGCTTTCCTGATGACTGGAAAGATCTGGAAACGCGAATCAAAAAGGCAGAGCCAACTTTGCAGGGGGCTACGCGCTTCGTGTTCGTCGAAGGAATCATGGCTCATAATGGTCAAATTTCTGGCGTTCTTTTGGAAGGCCTTGATACCGATCGTGTGAACAGTGTTCTGCGTTTCAAAGCTCGGGTGCAAAGTGGCAGCGATGATCTGACTCAGCCGTCAGAGGTCCCGCTGGCTTTGATTGGTTCGGGTCTTGCCAAGAAGATGAACCTTAAAGTGGGCGATGTATTTCGCGTCGTTGTGCCGGTGACAGAAACTGTGGATCCTTCAAGTCTGCAAAGACGAGTGGGGCAGTTCAAAGTTCAAGGCATTATGGAGCTCGGGAAGTACGACTGGAATGAGCGCTTTGTCGTTACCGGTTTGACGGCCGCACAACAGGTTGCGGATATTGGCGACCGCTATAGTGGATTGCTTTTGCGTTTTCAATCCGCGCAATACGCTCGGGAGGCGGGTTTTAACTTGAGTCGCAGCTTGGGTTCTCCTTACTGGGTTCGGGACTGGCGTGATTCAAATGAAAATCTTTTTGATGCTGTCAGCGTGGAGCGCCCGGCGATCTTTTTTGTGGTCTCCATTATTATTTTCGTAGCGGCCTTTAATATTTCCTCCACGTTATTTGTTAACGTTGTCCAGCGCTACAAAGACATTTCCATTCTTAAAACTGTGGGACTGAGTCGTAAAGACATCATTCAAATCTTCACTTTCCAGGGGCTTTTTATGGGCGCCTTGGGGCTGTTGGGGGGCTTTGTGCTGGGCTTCATTCTGTGTGGCCTTTTCAATATGGCGCAAAGCAGTCTGGGGCTGATTTCGGGGATGGTTTACCGAGTCGACAGCATCAGTTTGAGCATTCGTTTTTCCGACACCATCGCGATTTGTTTTGCGACTTTATTGATCTGTTTTATTGCTACCTTGGCTCCGGCACGCAGAGGCGGGCAGCTGACGCCAATGGAAGGACTTCGTAATGAGTGA
- the prfB gene encoding peptide chain release factor 2 (programmed frameshift) — MSIVTEASEVKSKILALESFSKELRGYFDLDKKKKRLDELAIQAENPALWEKPAEMQKLNKEKSLLEKAVGEFEGFLNRMNDAKVLLEMAEEAQDEDSFTEVKTEVAALEKFGQELELKRVLNGELDSNSTYLSINSGAGGTESCDWAEMLLRMYMRYADKHGYKYQMIDVTEGEGAGIKSCTLLIEGPYAYGYLKAESGVHRLVRISPFDSSARRHTSFASVFAWAEVDDDINIEVKPDEIRVETFRSSGAGGQHVNKTDSAVRMYHLPTGIVVSCQIERSQIQNREKAMKMLKAKLYEKEIEKRNAEKDAMNSVKKANEWGSQIRSYVMHPYQLVKDHRTDFETNQVDDVMNGDLDDFIMSYLKSQITAETPAL, encoded by the exons ATGTCTATCGTTACTGAAGCTTCAGAAGTAAAAAGTAAAATCTTAGCTCTCGAGAGTTTTTCAAAGGAACTCCGGGGGTAT TTTGACCTAGATAAGAAAAAGAAGCGTCTGGATGAGCTTGCGATCCAAGCAGAGAATCCGGCTCTTTGGGAAAAACCTGCAGAAATGCAAAAATTGAACAAAGAAAAAAGTCTGCTCGAAAAAGCAGTGGGTGAGTTCGAGGGTTTTTTAAACCGTATGAACGACGCCAAGGTTTTGCTTGAGATGGCTGAAGAGGCGCAGGACGAAGACAGTTTTACGGAAGTAAAAACCGAAGTCGCGGCTCTTGAAAAATTCGGACAAGAACTTGAATTAAAGCGAGTTCTTAATGGCGAGCTCGACAGCAATAGTACTTATCTATCGATCAACTCAGGAGCCGGTGGTACGGAATCCTGCGATTGGGCAGAGATGCTTCTTCGTATGTACATGCGTTACGCCGACAAACACGGCTACAAGTATCAGATGATCGATGTCACCGAGGGTGAGGGCGCGGGGATAAAATCCTGCACGCTTTTGATCGAAGGCCCTTATGCCTACGGGTATCTTAAGGCTGAATCAGGTGTGCATCGCCTGGTGCGTATTTCACCATTTGATTCGAGTGCAAGACGTCATACTTCTTTTGCCTCTGTGTTTGCCTGGGCAGAGGTTGATGACGATATCAATATTGAAGTGAAGCCTGATGAAATCAGAGTGGAAACCTTCCGTTCCAGCGGCGCCGGTGGACAGCACGTCAATAAAACCGACTCTGCAGTTCGTATGTACCATTTGCCGACAGGTATAGTGGTTTCTTGCCAAATTGAACGTTCGCAGATTCAGAACCGTGAAAAGGCGATGAAGATGTTGAAGGCGAAGCTTTACGAAAAAGAAATCGAAAAGCGCAATGCGGAAAAAGACGCAATGAATTCGGTGAAAAAGGCCAATGAGTGGGGATCGCAAATCCGCTCGTATGTCATGCATCCCTATCAGCTGGTGAAAGATCATCGCACGGATTTTGAGACCAATCAGGTTGATGACGTGATGAATGGCGATTTGGATGATTTCATTATGTCTTATCTTAAATCGCAAATCACAGCTGAAACTCCAGCGCTGTGA
- the ybeY gene encoding rRNA maturation RNase YbeY codes for MQVLIVNESKHAIPRKFVEEWMKALTAELKKRKVISADKAKRELAMVFLDKKPAQKINKEFRGKDYATDVLSFDSMDPLSLGELVLCPEVLKRQAKEHGLTFQKELGYMLLHGVLHLLGYDHETSEKDAKEMFDLQDAVFEKLLQSGS; via the coding sequence ATGCAAGTTCTAATCGTGAATGAATCCAAGCACGCCATTCCCCGCAAATTCGTTGAAGAATGGATGAAAGCTCTTACTGCTGAGTTAAAAAAACGCAAAGTCATCTCAGCAGACAAGGCCAAACGTGAGCTCGCGATGGTCTTCCTGGATAAGAAGCCTGCTCAGAAGATCAACAAAGAGTTCCGCGGAAAAGACTATGCCACCGATGTTTTGAGTTTTGATTCCATGGACCCTTTATCTTTGGGGGAGCTGGTGTTGTGTCCCGAGGTGCTCAAACGCCAGGCGAAAGAGCACGGCCTGACTTTCCAAAAAGAACTTGGCTACATGTTGCTCCACGGCGTTCTGCATCTTTTGGGTTATGACCACGAAACATCTGAGAAGGACGCCAAAGAAATGTTCGACCTTCAGGATGCTGTTTTCGAAAAGTTGCTGCAGAGCGGCTCTTGA
- a CDS encoding HD family phosphohydrolase: MQRNKHSKKGDSPTTRVNYEDHSLKFLDWVDSIGLEKTFFGRVVQLMEEKFFIRRAALIFLYCVLLSYTIFYQFDIPYNFNVGDVAKFDVSSPIGFEMTDEVTTEEKRLKSEFAVPMVYDYDTNVFERVSQGLIHSFRTLRAYYRETNWPKSSAEHRAKVKEFFQYKKEFEKELGVQVSDFMFEWLIDNKFNPRIESVLIRNLENWYEKKIAEAPDRFIPANQTNIVARVVHKNNLGREFSVSRSEVLDLQGPENFNLDDKKDLERFSESDRANILYFARSLLVPNMTLNKQEIATRRQAAREAVIPVSITIKKNQTIIAQGSVVQPFQMAVIKQIENIRADKRKDIMSLSMALLLSVSILVFFSYLKRFSLNRVKVEFKDLVVMMLIAFGMILFTKLYLFITDAAFVSKLGHLLPATFWLFAAPVAAGPMLVGLLVTSGEVVWLFTAFISVCLGVMVDYNYAFMIVSLVGGIAAARGVFNCKTRNDIYFAGVRTGIVNALMIAFILTMTKYDQEGGVKEILFAIPGGFIGGIFSALFAMMFIPLLESIFNYTTDVKLLELSNLNHPLLKEMIVKAPGTYHHSMMVGSMVEAAAEEIGANPLLGKVMCYYHDIGKMEHSNYFIENQKPGHNPHDHISPFMSKTLLIAHVKDGVEMGISYKLGKPIIDGVIQHHGTTLISYFFNKALDLKKGDDPEISDQDFRYPGPKPQFRESALCMLADSIEAAARSLDEPTPARLQNIVRNIIQRKFSDGQLDECNLTLKDISKVEAAFIRILLGIYHQRIDYPRSAGGGLGEVSKGT, from the coding sequence ATGCAGCGAAACAAGCACTCAAAAAAGGGCGACAGTCCTACGACGCGTGTTAACTACGAAGATCACAGTCTGAAGTTTTTGGACTGGGTGGACTCCATTGGTTTGGAGAAAACTTTCTTCGGCCGTGTTGTGCAGTTGATGGAAGAAAAATTCTTTATTCGTCGTGCGGCTTTGATTTTCCTCTATTGCGTTCTACTTTCCTATACCATCTTTTATCAGTTCGATATTCCTTATAACTTCAATGTCGGCGATGTGGCGAAATTTGATGTCAGTTCGCCGATCGGCTTTGAGATGACCGATGAGGTCACGACTGAAGAGAAGCGACTTAAAAGTGAGTTCGCCGTGCCCATGGTTTATGACTATGACACGAATGTTTTTGAACGGGTCTCGCAAGGATTGATTCATTCTTTCCGTACTTTAAGGGCTTATTACCGTGAAACGAATTGGCCCAAGTCATCTGCTGAGCATCGCGCGAAGGTGAAAGAGTTCTTTCAGTACAAAAAGGAATTTGAAAAAGAGCTGGGCGTTCAAGTTTCTGACTTCATGTTTGAATGGTTGATTGATAACAAGTTCAATCCACGTATTGAATCTGTTCTGATCCGCAATCTTGAGAACTGGTATGAAAAGAAGATTGCAGAGGCTCCAGATCGCTTTATTCCGGCAAATCAAACCAACATCGTTGCCAGAGTGGTGCACAAGAATAATCTTGGCAGAGAGTTCTCAGTAAGCCGCAGTGAAGTGCTGGATTTGCAGGGGCCGGAAAACTTTAACCTCGATGATAAAAAAGATCTCGAGCGCTTTAGTGAAAGTGATCGTGCGAATATCTTGTATTTTGCACGTTCGTTGCTGGTTCCGAATATGACTTTGAACAAGCAGGAAATCGCAACTCGTCGTCAAGCGGCCCGAGAGGCGGTTATCCCGGTTTCAATCACGATTAAGAAAAATCAAACGATCATCGCTCAAGGGTCAGTGGTTCAGCCATTCCAGATGGCCGTAATCAAACAAATTGAGAATATTCGCGCCGATAAACGCAAAGACATCATGTCGCTTTCCATGGCCTTGTTGCTTTCTGTTTCCATCCTGGTGTTCTTTTCTTACTTGAAGCGATTTAGCTTAAATCGCGTGAAAGTGGAGTTTAAAGATCTCGTGGTCATGATGTTGATCGCCTTTGGGATGATCCTGTTCACGAAATTATATCTATTTATCACGGACGCCGCCTTCGTTTCCAAATTGGGCCATTTGCTGCCGGCGACTTTCTGGTTGTTTGCAGCTCCCGTTGCGGCGGGTCCGATGTTGGTAGGCTTGCTTGTAACCTCCGGTGAAGTGGTTTGGCTCTTTACGGCCTTTATCTCTGTCTGCCTGGGTGTGATGGTAGACTACAATTATGCGTTTATGATTGTCAGTTTGGTTGGCGGGATTGCCGCAGCTCGCGGGGTCTTTAACTGCAAAACTCGTAATGACATTTACTTCGCCGGGGTGAGAACGGGTATTGTGAATGCTCTGATGATTGCCTTTATTCTGACGATGACCAAGTACGATCAGGAGGGCGGAGTCAAAGAGATCCTCTTTGCTATTCCGGGTGGTTTCATCGGGGGTATTTTCAGTGCCTTGTTTGCGATGATGTTCATTCCTCTGTTGGAATCGATCTTTAACTACACGACGGATGTTAAATTGCTTGAGCTGAGCAATTTGAATCACCCTCTGTTGAAAGAGATGATCGTCAAGGCGCCGGGAACCTATCATCACTCTATGATGGTGGGATCAATGGTGGAAGCGGCGGCTGAAGAAATTGGGGCCAATCCATTGCTGGGTAAAGTGATGTGTTACTATCATGATATCGGCAAGATGGAGCACTCAAATTACTTCATTGAGAATCAAAAGCCGGGGCACAATCCTCATGATCATATTTCTCCGTTTATGAGTAAAACCCTTCTGATTGCCCACGTTAAGGATGGCGTGGAAATGGGGATTTCTTATAAGCTCGGCAAGCCTATTATTGACGGAGTGATTCAGCATCACGGCACCACCTTGATTTCATACTTCTTCAACAAGGCCTTGGATCTAAAAAAGGGAGATGACCCAGAAATTAGCGATCAGGACTTCCGTTATCCAGGGCCCAAACCGCAGTTCCGTGAATCTGCATTATGTATGCTGGCTGACAGTATCGAGGCTGCCGCACGTTCATTGGATGAGCCGACCCCGGCGCGTTTGCAGAACATTGTGCGAAATATCATTCAAAGAAAGTTCTCGGATGGGCAGTTGGATGAATGCAATCTGACTTTGAAAGATATTTCAAAAGTGGAAGCGGCCTTTATCCGCATCTTATTGGGAATTTACCATCAACGCATCGACTATCCTCGCAGTGCGGGTGGTGGTTTGGGTGAAGTGAGTAAGGGAACATAG
- the mazG gene encoding nucleoside triphosphate pyrophosphohydrolase, producing MAKSPSNLRQIESLVEIVKSLRGPDGCPWDKEQTHESLTQYAIEETHELVEAIEDKGSHRDKKMKEELGDVLFQVLLHSEMAGERGAFTLADVIESISEKLIRRHPHVFADVSVADSAEVIRNWEEIKKKEKALKGEEAKSAYALNVPPLPALQRAFKIGKRTEKLQFDWANAEGVMVKVEEELDELREALDLVSAAEIEHELGDVLFSLAQLGRHLGMDPEQVLRKANSRFEARFNKMIEFSEADSKDWGTLSLDDKEAYWLKAKAALKNTEKA from the coding sequence ATGGCAAAATCTCCCTCTAACTTACGTCAAATTGAGTCCTTAGTCGAGATCGTAAAATCACTGCGGGGTCCGGACGGCTGCCCTTGGGATAAAGAGCAAACTCATGAGTCTTTGACCCAGTATGCAATTGAGGAAACCCACGAACTGGTGGAAGCCATTGAAGACAAGGGATCGCATCGCGACAAAAAAATGAAGGAAGAACTGGGGGACGTTCTTTTCCAAGTGCTGTTGCACTCAGAGATGGCCGGCGAGCGTGGCGCATTCACCCTTGCTGATGTGATTGAGAGCATTTCCGAGAAACTCATTCGTCGTCACCCCCATGTTTTTGCTGATGTCAGCGTCGCAGATTCTGCTGAAGTGATTCGCAACTGGGAAGAAATTAAGAAAAAGGAAAAAGCCCTGAAAGGCGAAGAGGCTAAATCTGCTTATGCCTTGAATGTTCCTCCCCTGCCAGCTCTGCAACGCGCTTTCAAAATAGGCAAACGCACCGAGAAGTTGCAATTTGATTGGGCGAATGCCGAGGGTGTTATGGTCAAAGTTGAAGAGGAATTGGATGAATTGCGCGAAGCGCTGGATTTAGTCTCTGCCGCGGAAATCGAACACGAACTGGGTGATGTCCTGTTCTCTCTGGCCCAACTCGGTCGTCACCTGGGCATGGATCCGGAACAAGTTCTGCGCAAAGCCAACTCCCGCTTCGAAGCTCGCTTCAATAAAATGATTGAATTCAGCGAAGCCGACTCCAAAGATTGGGGCACGTTGAGTCTTGATGACAAAGAAGCTTACTGGCTGAAGGCCAAAGCAGCTTTAAAAAATACCGAAAAAGCATAG
- a CDS encoding vWA domain-containing protein: MVNKVARKAMTFASAVAMLAGCAKGGGSFSTLADSADFKQEAVYVPKKIDILWVIDNSGSMASSQANLASNFQSFISRFNQFNYDFHMAVVTTDGWEKQFNANSVKAKIRDGNTTHSGVFVMDKNTPNLSSVFDINAKVGVNGNGDERAFESLYQSLSNEPTNDALGFRRSDAFLAVIIVSDEDDFSNSTTGLIEDYNSASVYPVSKYTNFLDSYTGGLAAGRNYSVNTISIQDTACLNQLNTGAQKVAQRYAAISDATGGVKASICSNFGTSLSLISDSIIQLSSAFKLTREPIPETIVVSVDGVVVPQDATNGWTYDVATMILTFHGSAVPGANTSVKINFDPKSIQL, encoded by the coding sequence ATGGTTAACAAAGTCGCACGCAAAGCAATGACATTCGCCTCAGCGGTAGCAATGCTTGCAGGTTGCGCTAAAGGTGGAGGATCTTTCTCTACTCTCGCAGACTCTGCAGACTTCAAGCAGGAAGCTGTGTACGTCCCTAAGAAGATCGATATCCTTTGGGTGATCGACAACTCGGGCTCTATGGCATCATCACAAGCTAACTTGGCAAGTAACTTTCAATCATTCATTTCACGCTTCAACCAATTCAACTATGACTTCCACATGGCAGTGGTCACAACAGACGGCTGGGAAAAGCAATTCAACGCGAACAGTGTAAAAGCAAAAATCAGAGATGGAAATACAACTCATTCTGGTGTGTTTGTTATGGATAAGAACACTCCAAACCTCAGCAGTGTCTTTGATATCAACGCCAAGGTTGGCGTAAATGGGAATGGTGACGAACGTGCCTTTGAAAGTCTTTATCAGTCTTTAAGCAATGAACCAACGAATGATGCCCTTGGTTTCCGTCGTTCTGACGCATTCCTGGCGGTTATTATCGTGAGTGACGAAGACGACTTTTCAAATTCAACAACTGGTTTGATAGAAGACTACAACAGCGCCAGTGTTTATCCTGTTTCAAAATATACTAACTTCCTGGACTCTTACACTGGTGGCTTGGCGGCTGGAAGAAACTACTCCGTAAATACAATTTCCATCCAAGATACAGCTTGTTTGAATCAGTTGAATACCGGGGCGCAAAAGGTTGCTCAGCGCTATGCTGCGATTTCGGATGCAACAGGCGGCGTGAAAGCTTCGATCTGCTCTAACTTCGGAACTTCATTGTCACTCATCTCTGACTCAATCATCCAGCTTTCCAGCGCTTTCAAGCTGACTCGCGAACCAATCCCAGAAACTATCGTGGTAAGTGTTGATGGAGTCGTCGTTCCGCAAGATGCAACGAACGGCTGGACATATGATGTAGCAACTATGATTCTGACTTTCCATGGCAGCGCAGTTCCTGGCGCGAACACAAGCGTGAAGATTAACTTCGATCCAAAATCGATCCAATTGTAA
- a CDS encoding PilZ domain-containing protein produces MSGGAQATVTKGQEWFILRGDMKYGPYEYRSLITMIQNGELYDYNFVWAPHLENWTLVGDLQDFSKDRLCRLIESKDHLAGSFKDRKVPRVDLTTPVYAHNDHSFFDGQTVSVSENGALVLLNDPLLLPGQKIMLHFRVSEVNSQSFNVLCEIVRKNYSKQRLNVKSGLHYAVRFLEVQGTGSEQLTKWSRGGVAKEETNGIS; encoded by the coding sequence ATGAGCGGTGGGGCACAAGCAACAGTTACAAAAGGTCAAGAGTGGTTTATTCTTCGTGGGGACATGAAATACGGTCCTTACGAGTACAGATCCTTGATCACAATGATCCAAAATGGCGAGCTCTATGATTATAACTTCGTATGGGCGCCGCACCTCGAGAATTGGACTCTCGTAGGTGATCTTCAGGATTTCTCCAAAGATCGTCTTTGCCGTCTCATCGAAAGCAAAGATCATCTCGCGGGATCTTTCAAAGACCGAAAAGTACCACGTGTTGATTTAACGACACCGGTATACGCTCACAACGATCATTCATTCTTTGATGGTCAGACCGTCAGCGTCAGCGAAAATGGAGCTCTCGTTCTTTTGAACGATCCCCTTCTTCTGCCTGGTCAAAAAATCATGCTTCATTTCAGAGTGTCTGAAGTGAATTCCCAATCTTTTAATGTTCTTTGTGAGATCGTTCGCAAGAACTATTCAAAGCAAAGACTGAATGTAAAATCCGGCCTGCATTATGCTGTTCGTTTCCTCGAAGTGCAAGGGACTGGTTCTGAGCAACTTACAAAATGGTCGCGCGGTGGCGTTGCCAAGGAGGAAACAAATGGCATTTCTTAA
- a CDS encoding MotA/TolQ/ExbB proton channel family protein, with protein MAFLKFMNESGVVGWTILLTGIGSLILVAERAKMLYKEYGMNSEEFMGKVQTLVLAKKLDEALLMCAQLEKKPLAAAFKTILEKADRDDDSIFQAHDIALSENIPLYTKRLHYLSMLANVATLLGLLGTIHGLILSFQAVAQADPAQKQALLAQGISVSMYTTALGLAVAIPAMVFFSFLTSRQNELMEEMQEKCSKLAELLTSAHIPNLTRQNVFPDHVTATMTPPAPGAKVS; from the coding sequence ATGGCATTTCTTAAATTCATGAATGAATCCGGTGTCGTAGGCTGGACAATTCTTTTGACTGGTATCGGATCTTTGATCCTTGTCGCAGAACGAGCAAAAATGCTCTACAAAGAGTATGGGATGAATTCCGAAGAATTCATGGGCAAAGTCCAAACTCTGGTGCTTGCAAAAAAACTTGATGAAGCTCTTTTGATGTGCGCACAGCTTGAGAAAAAACCTCTGGCGGCGGCTTTCAAAACGATCTTGGAAAAAGCCGATCGTGATGACGATTCAATCTTCCAGGCTCATGATATCGCTTTGTCAGAGAATATTCCTTTGTACACAAAACGCCTGCACTATCTTTCAATGCTTGCCAACGTTGCAACATTGCTGGGTCTTTTGGGTACGATCCACGGTTTGATCCTGTCGTTCCAAGCGGTTGCACAAGCCGATCCTGCGCAGAAACAAGCTTTGCTGGCGCAAGGTATCTCGGTTTCAATGTATACGACAGCTTTGGGCTTGGCGGTTGCGATTCCGGCGATGGTGTTCTTCTCATTCCTGACTTCACGTCAAAATGAATTGATGGAAGAGATGCAGGAAAAATGCAGCAAGCTTGCGGAACTTCTCACAAGCGCTCATATCCCGAACCTTACTCGTCAGAATGTTTTCCCTGACCATGTGACTGCAACTATGACACCTCCAGCTCCCGGCGCGAAAGTCTCTTAA
- a CDS encoding ExbD/TolR family protein has protein sequence MRRAKKIKINHHSEFDLDLAPLLAVMVKLVPVLLVSSAFVQMMVIETELPQVVSEAIQKQDQDKTPTIIALEVDGKDGFNIVVTEKGQDKVENVPMKDGAYDLPALHQKLVAVKKAHPEIFKLELNPDSKVPYKEIVKIMDEVRQAHDPSVKFPVFDTKQGKNVDTPYMFPEIVFSNMMEG, from the coding sequence ATGAGACGCGCTAAAAAAATTAAAATCAATCATCACAGTGAATTCGACCTGGATTTGGCTCCCCTGCTTGCCGTGATGGTAAAACTTGTACCGGTTCTTCTGGTTTCATCAGCCTTCGTGCAAATGATGGTTATCGAAACTGAATTGCCACAAGTTGTCAGTGAAGCGATTCAAAAGCAGGACCAAGATAAAACACCTACCATTATCGCTCTCGAAGTGGATGGCAAAGACGGCTTTAACATTGTAGTGACTGAAAAAGGTCAGGACAAAGTTGAAAATGTTCCGATGAAAGATGGCGCTTATGATCTGCCAGCTTTGCATCAAAAACTGGTTGCCGTCAAAAAAGCACATCCTGAAATCTTTAAACTTGAGCTCAATCCCGACTCCAAAGTTCCTTACAAAGAGATCGTGAAAATCATGGATGAAGTCCGTCAAGCTCACGACCCTTCCGTAAAATTCCCTGTTTTCGACACAAAACAAGGAAAGAACGTGGACACACCGTATATGTTTCCAGAGATCGTATTCTCTAACATGATGGAGGGCTAA
- a CDS encoding ExbD/TolR family protein, with translation MSRRRRYDPNIKKNSTFALNITSMTDMFTILLVFLLQTYSTSDVQIIPETGLRLPSSASQSNPVEAIKISLSGEALKIDQTKIADVKNEDFLPQDLEEKDSNFIKPLFEELDKLAKNSSDKAHVKEGRILLQADKELPYATLRKVMYTASMAGFPQLKLVTLVGE, from the coding sequence ATGTCACGCCGACGTCGTTATGACCCGAATATTAAAAAGAATTCCACCTTTGCTTTGAATATCACTTCGATGACGGACATGTTCACCATCCTCCTGGTGTTCCTGCTCCAAACTTATTCGACGTCAGATGTTCAAATCATACCTGAAACAGGTCTGCGTCTTCCAAGCTCGGCTTCACAGTCGAATCCGGTGGAGGCAATCAAGATTTCACTTTCAGGCGAAGCACTTAAAATTGACCAGACAAAAATCGCTGATGTGAAGAATGAAGATTTCCTCCCACAGGATTTGGAAGAAAAAGATTCAAACTTCATTAAGCCTCTTTTCGAAGAGCTTGATAAGCTTGCAAAAAATTCTTCTGACAAAGCTCATGTGAAAGAAGGCCGTATTCTCCTCCAAGCTGACAAAGAACTCCCTTATGCAACTTTGCGCAAGGTGATGTACACAGCATCTATGGCAGGTTTTCCTCAGTTGAAACTGGTTACATTAGTTGGAGAGTAG